The genomic DNA gataggtctttctgagttctcgaatgacttctctataacactaattatgtgacttgtagagatcttgacttagaatgtttttcaccaaacagaattattcaactccaatcttcttcataattcttctgaggcatgaccttcttggtcttcttccagatagaattcttaggcttgacactgtttagggaaaaatacaccagtctgctccatttacattttacagatatTAAGTGTTAgaagtataaattacagattaagtttacagtacaactaatcttagggttgtcagaatgacttagtcttgttatgatacaggcatgtcttgcacaacacattCAATGATGTACAGAAAAATTAAGAAACAATTAAAATAAAATAGAGGGAATATTATCAGGCCGGTCAAAATTTTGAAACCCGAGTTAAATTTTTATTGCCTATCACTAAAATAAGACTTAATCAATTTATTtctcaaattttttttttcagagATGGAAAAATAAATTGTGTAATTAACACAATTCAATAGGTAACTATGACGTTCGAATATTATCCTTTCATAACTTTCAACTAATTTACTATTTTAATGACATTTCTAACTTTAATATGTAATGGGTGAGaaaccaaaatacccaccatttgggTAGAAATACCTAAAATACCAATTGGCGGTACTGTGCGTCCAAAATACCCGTTGAATATACATGTGAGAGATGTGTACCCACCATTTCAAATTTTTACAAACAATACGCATGTTCAACATGCGCATTCACtttttatattttagtaaatacGCTTGTTGAACATGCGCATTCTTCTTAAATCAAAAAGTGAATACACATGTGATACATGCGTATTCTTTTATAAAATTTGAATGATTGACTATGCATCCCTAAAATGCGTATTTCGTGGGTATTTTGGACGGTCCGCGCGCATCTGAGCATTTTAGGCAGTTGAATGTGAAAAGTGATGTATATTGGATATTTTTTCATACGTAATCCTCTAAAAAAAATCaacttaaaaaataaaatttctttGTTAATATAAAAGATACTATTACGGTTGAAAAGAAATTTAGTACCCTTGATAAGAAAACAAAACAATTGTGTCTCCAAACCTCTATTTTTCAATGTACCCCCATTGCGATTCGGTTGCATCTGGATCCAGCAATTTTGACACGACACGTCTTACACGATATGAAACAATACGAAAATTTAGTGTTTGTGTTTGCTGCAAACAATTTGCCTTTTTAGTAAACGACATGAAAGTACatgaacacgaaagtacacggtcgagatttagtgtcggttttgtGTTTAACCTTCGAATACACGACACGACACAAATTATAtgacataaataaatattataattaaaatttaatattttttataaatatatgtaaaattataataaatgtatgcatatttatttttaaaatattatttgatttcatTGTATTGTATAAAATTGAgttctaaatatatattttcatatattttataattttttacctaaaaatattatattatgatttatattaatattaaatttaatatatattaaaattcaATTAACACGACATACACGACACAAaacgacacgaaacgaaagtaAACGAACATGAATGTACACGAACACTAAACATGTCGGTTTTGTGTTTGACATTCAAatacacgaaacacgaaaataAACGACATGAAGGTATACAACACGAACGAATTAACTGGTCTAGTTGCATCACCCCTCATCCAACTATATTATACTCTAtttgtccctcccatttgtttatactttcctttttgggatgtcccttccaattattgacatttcaaaattttccaaaaatagtaaagtttttataatttttaaaataactacatacactacttctctccactatatccactttatacatataatattaatcaaTCTCACTATTTTACTCACTTTTTTTAACATTCTTTCACTACTTTATCATCTTTCTTAAATTTCGTGTCCAACcgaaatgtaaacatttgggagagACGGATGGAGTATTAAATAACGAAAGTATTACAAAATTTAGGGGTGGTTTAATTGAAAAAGTGATATAGAGTTGAAATAAAAAATTAGGTTAAGATTGAATGATAAGATTGAGGTATCATTTGTAATATTATGTATTTGGTTATATGTTGctatgaatatatttagtttaaaatattttaaagtaTTTAATATTAACTATTTTGaaactattattttattattattgaAATATATGTTAGTTAttgatttaattttataaaaaatattacatttatataataataaaaattaatttcatTCTTAGTACGCCTTTCTCATACCCATTAAAAAAAATTTACAACTTAAATACCAGTCGAAATGGACTGAAACTCATGTATGATTCTGAAAAATCCAAATCAAACGACCCCCTGGTATTAACTCGAAAATGGATAAGAATGAAATGaaaaaaatatattcaatattAAAAAATCAAGCGAGTCACAATGTGACATGAGAATTAAAATGAATGCATATACACAAACAGCTATTGTTAGAAGAACCCAACTATGTCTCCTGGGTtttttttattgaaaaggggAATGGAGGTGAGAAAAAAATTTCTTCAGCATGTTTTGTAATTTCTTGCTTGAAGATAAAAGTAAATTTTGAAAAACATAATATagagaattttttaaaaaaatttatgtAACAACTTTTGTCCTTTTAAAAATTCATTAGCTTTACTCTAAATATCGTGTTTGAtcccgcaagggttggctcagttggttaaagagaggaaaactaaCCTCTTGGTCACATGTCCGAATCCCACggaaggagaatttatgattatgcctcctgagtcagagcatgtcgcttaaatgaGTTTACTTTgattcacgtggtttgcaggctattatgTGAACCCGtaggtttacccagtgcgcacccgaagggtagcggctgcggattacctacgataaaaaaaatatcgtGTTTGATAATTTTTATGTCAAATTAGAGAGAACTTAAAACTAAAACTACACTTATGGAGGTATAAAAATAATTACTCACTTTGTCCCATTTTTCTTGTTGATCAATTAAATTTTACATTTTATAttcaattaattcaaataaattaataattattataatacAGGTGTTAGAATTAagatattaatattttattttcccTTTTATTCCCATATTAGTTATCTGGGACAATTATTTTGAGACAAGAGTAACAAAACATGAAAACAGTAGACTGAGAAAATCCTGAGGAAATATTAAATTGCATTCTGAGACTCCTGCATTTTTCAGGAGAACGGAGAGGAAGGTGATGCATTTATGCATCATCCTACGATTGTTATacaaaaattaaaacaaaaaacGGGCTTTACAACATTTCCAACAGGAAAACAAACCAACTTAATTACGCAATCACTCCAATTAACGTACAACAGCTATTTATTCCATTATTACCATTACAATTACAATTCTTAAATGAATTAATTTCGGGGAACAAGATATACCATAAGCCCATTCTTCATGTAAAGTGTGGTAGTTGTTTTGGGCACAACTTGAAATCCTTCAACTACTTTGATTGAATACCTTGACAGAACAGAAGCACTCACCATTTTCATCTGCATGTAAGCAAATTTCTTACCAACACACAATCTTGGCCCTCCATTAAACACAGCATACTTGAATGGATTTTCACTCACAAATGCAccttctttgatccatctctcCGGCTTATATTCACCACAATCACTTCCCCACACCGACTCCATTCTAGCCATCGAAAATATACTGTACAGAACTTTTTCACCGCTTTTTACTGACGTGCCATCCGGAAACACATCATCCTCTACAGCTTCTTTGAAATCAAATGGAACAGGGGGATAAAGTCTTAACGATTCAGACAATGCTGCTTGTAGATACACCATTTTCTGTAGCTCTTCTGTTGTGAACACTATGTTATTGTTCTTCACTCCTTTATGGCGAACACTGATGATGTCATCAATTTCTTGCAGAATGTTTTTTTCCACTTGGGGGTTTAGAGATACCAGCCAGAAAAACCAAGCTAATCCCACTGAGCTGGTGTCTCTACCTGCTAATATAAAGCTTATGCAAAAATCTTCTAACAATTTATCTGAAAAATGACCATTTTTACCTCCTTTTTCCATGTTTATAAGCCTTGACAACAAATCAGATTTTTCATTCAAATTTATGTTGTGATCATGTTGCgccaattctttcttcctctCTTGCACCGTCCTCTCCGCAAAATCATGCACAATTTTTGCTGATTCCTTGAGCCTTTTCTCACACCCCAAGTCCAAGAACTTCAAACCCTTCCACACAAATGGAGGCATTATAAATCTGCATAAAGTTGATTCAGTGGCCTCCTCGAAAGCTTTAGCAAACGGAACATCTGGCAGTCCAATTGACATGCACCCTGGATCGACACCAAAGGCTGCTACACAAATGTTATCAAATGTAAATCGAAGCAACAATTCTTGTAAATCAATGCAAACCTTGGACTCCACCAAATTTTCCAGCACTTTCAGAAGCTTATTGTGCACCAAATCGTGCATGCTTTGTGTCGAATACTCCACGAATCGTACGGAATGCATAACAGTAGCTGCAGCTTGTCTTTGATGCTTCCAGGATTGATCATCAGCATTAAAAATACCTTCTCCAAGCAACTCAGAGAATCTTTCCCTGTAATATTTCCCTTTGGGGAAATTATTAAACTTGGACTTCAACATGTATTCAATCTTTACAGGATCAGCTGTTA from Apium graveolens cultivar Ventura chromosome 5, ASM990537v1, whole genome shotgun sequence includes the following:
- the LOC141725148 gene encoding cytochrome P450 86B1-like — translated: MSTSMEFFFFSALTTLNLSDIAFSLFCLFVFSSILQKLTSKGPMLWPVFGIFPSLIMHCTNLHEWITKSLIDNRGTVPFRGLTIGGVRGIVTADPVKIEYMLKSKFNNFPKGKYYRERFSELLGEGIFNADDQSWKHQRQAAATVMHSVRFVEYSTQSMHDLVHNKLLKVLENLVESKVCIDLQELLLRFTFDNICVAAFGVDPGCMSIGLPDVPFAKAFEEATESTLCRFIMPPFVWKGLKFLDLGCEKRLKESAKIVHDFAERTVQERKKELAQHDHNINLNEKSDLLSRLINMEKGGKNGHFSDKLLEDFCISFILAGRDTSSVGLAWFFWLVSLNPQVEKNILQEIDDIISVRHKGVKNNNIVFTTEELQKMVYLQAALSESLRLYPPVPFDFKEAVEDDVFPDGTSVKSGEKVLYSIFSMARMESVWGSDCGEYKPERWIKEGAFVSENPFKYAVFNGGPRLCVGKKFAYMQMKMVSASVLSRYSIKVVEGFQVVPKTTTTLYMKNGLMVYLVPRN